A DNA window from Mastomys coucha isolate ucsf_1 unplaced genomic scaffold, UCSF_Mcou_1 pScaffold21, whole genome shotgun sequence contains the following coding sequences:
- the Tsks gene encoding testis-specific serine kinase substrate isoform X4, protein MASVVVKTIWQSKEIHEAGDPPAGVESRAQLVPEAPGGVTSPVKGITKKKKAVSFHGVEPRMSHEPMHWCLNLKRSSACTNVSLLNLAAMEPDSSGTDSTTEDSGPLALPGPPASPTTPWAPEDPDITELLSGVNSGLVRAKDSITSLKEKTTRVNQHVQTLQSECSVLSENLERRRQEAEELEGYCSQLKGPRPDVLTQENCRKVTRSVEDAEIKTNVLKQNSALLEEKLRYLQQQLQDETPRRQEAELQELEQKLEAGLSRHGLSPAAPIQGCSGPPGSPEEASRPRGLSSSGWGMAVRAGEGPSLSEQELQKVSTGLEELRREVSSLAARWHQEEGAVQEALRLLGGLGGRLDGFLGQWERAQREQAQSARGLQELRGRADELCTMVERSAVSVASLRSELEALGPVKPILEELGRQLQNSRRGADHVLNLDRSAQGPCARCASQGQQLSTESLQQLLERALTPLVDEVKQKGLAPACPSCQRLHKKILPSPVSPAAPTLLSPGAGAPGLGQTRQGRGPELHPSAGPRRSRSGQEPTADGQDEAGVRTEAEGMGGGEKVATLDYMHLKMCSLHDQLSHLPLEGSTGAMVGGSNGGAPPKRGGPGSEQ, encoded by the exons ATGGCAAGCGTGGTGGTGAAGACAATCTGGCAATCCAAAGAGATCCACGAAGCGGGGGACCCACCTGCGGGGGTTGAGAGCCGCGCCCAGCTGGTCCCCGAGGCTCCCGGGGGGGTGACCAGCCCTGTCAAAGGGATAACGAAGAAAAAGAAGGCCGTGTCCTTCCATGG GGTGGAGCCCCGGATGTCGCACGAGCCGATGCACTGGTGCCTGAACCTCAAGCGGTCCTCTGCCTGCACCAACGTGTCCTTGCTCAACCTGGCTGCCATGGAGCCCGACTCTTCAGGCACAGACTCTACCACAGAGGACAGTGGTCCACTAGCACTGCCAGGGCCACCTGCTTCCCCTACAACACCCTGGGCTCCAGAGGACCCTGACATCACAGAACTACTG AGTGGGGTCAACAGTGGATTGGTACGTGCCAAAGACTCCATCACCAGCTTAAAGGAAAAGACCACGCGGGTTAATCAGCACGTTCAGACACTGCAG AGCGAGTGCTCTGTGCTGAGTGAGAATCTGGAAAGAAGACggcaggaggcagaagagttGGAGGGGTACTGCAGTCAATTGAAG GGCCCCCGCCCTGATGTCCTGACCCAGGAGAACTGCCGCAAGGTGACCCGTTCAGTGGAAGACGCTGAAATCAAAACCAATGTCCTGAAGCAGAACTCTGCCTTGCTGGAG GAGAAGCTAAGGTACCTCCAACAGCAACTGCAGGATGAGACGCCCCGGAGACAGGAGGCCGAGTTGCAGGAACTGGAGCAAAAACTGGAGGCTGGCCTCTCCCGGCATGGCCTGAGCCCTGCCGCTCCCATTCAGGGCTGCTCCGGTCCTCCTGGCAGCCCCGAGGAAGCCTCGCGGCCGCGAGGCCTGTCCTCCAGTGGCTGGGGCATGGCAGTCCGCGCAGGGGAGGGACCCTCGCTGAGCGAGCAGGAATTGCAAAAGGTCTCCACcggcctggaggagctgag GAGGGAGGTGTCCTCGCTGGCAGCCCGGTGGCATCAGGAGGAGGGGGCGGTGCAGGAGGCCCTGAGGTTGCTGGGAGGCCTGGGCGGCCGTCTGGATGGCTTCCTGGGCCAGTGGGAGCGGGCGCAGCGGGAACAAGCACAGTCCGCACGAGGCTTGCAGGAGCTGCGAGGACGAGCAGATGAGTTGTGCACCAT GGTGGAAAGGTCGGCAGTGTCTGTTGCCTCACTGAGGAGCGAACTGGAGGCTCTGGGCCCAGTAAAACCCATTCTGGAGGAGCTGGGACGGCAACTTCAGAACTCCCGAAGGGGAGCTGACCATGTCTTGAACTTGGATCGGTCTGCCCAAGGCCCGTGCGCGCGCTGTGCCAG CCAGGGGCAGCAGTTATCCACGGAGTCCCTACAGCAGCTGCTGGAACGTGCGCTGACCCCACTGGTGGATGAGGTGAAGCAGAAGGGCCTGGCTCCTGCCTGCCCCAGTTGCCAGAGGCTACACAAGAAGATTCTG cccagtCCAGTAAGCCCAGCGGCGCCTACACTCCtctccccaggagctggagcGCCAGGCCTTGGCCAAACACGTCAGGGCAGAGGCCCTGAGCTCCACCCTTCGGCTGGCCCAAGACGAAGCCGTTCGGGCCAAGAACCTACTGCTGACGGACAAGATGAAGCCGGAGTGAGGACAGAGGCGGAGGGCATGGGAGGAGG GGAGAAGGTGGCCACTTTGGACTATATGCATTTGAAGATGTGCTCCCTCCACGACCAACTCAGCCACCTGCCACTTGAGGGGTCCACAGGGGCAATGGTGGGAGGAAGCAATGGAGGGGCGCCCCCTAAACGTGGGGGCCCAGGCTCTGAACAATAA
- the Tsks gene encoding testis-specific serine kinase substrate isoform X5 produces the protein MASVVVKTIWQSKEIHEAGDPPAGVESRAQLVPEAPGGVTSPVKGITKKKKAVSFHGWVSCTLLVTTRPTAKHGCLGQGGTKKRALQRRVEPRMSHEPMHWCLNLKRSSACTNVSLLNLAAMEPDSSGTDSTTEDSGPLALPGPPASPTTPWAPEDPDITELLSGVNSGLVRAKDSITSLKEKTTRVNQHVQTLQSECSVLSENLERRRQEAEELEGYCSQLKGPRPDVLTQENCRKVTRSVEDAEIKTNVLKQNSALLEEKLRYLQQQLQDETPRRQEAELQELEQKLEAGLSRHGLSPAAPIQGCSGPPGSPEEASRPRGLSSSGWGMAVRAGEGPSLSEQELQKVSTGLEELRREVSSLAARWHQEEGAVQEALRLLGGLGGRLDGFLGQWERAQREQAQSARGLQELRGRADELCTMVERSAVSVASLRSELEALGPVKPILEELGRQLQNSRRGADHVLNLDRSAQGPCARCASQGQQLSTESLQQLLERALTPLVDEVKQKGLAPACPSCQRLHKKILPSPVSPAAPTLLSPGAGAPGLGQTRQGRGPELHPSAGPRRSRSGQEPTADGQDEAGGEGGHFGLYAFEDVLPPRPTQPPAT, from the exons ATGGCAAGCGTGGTGGTGAAGACAATCTGGCAATCCAAAGAGATCCACGAAGCGGGGGACCCACCTGCGGGGGTTGAGAGCCGCGCCCAGCTGGTCCCCGAGGCTCCCGGGGGGGTGACCAGCCCTGTCAAAGGGATAACGAAGAAAAAGAAGGCCGTGTCCTTCCATGGGTGGGTTTCCTGCACCCTGTTGGTGACAACACGGCCTACAGCAAAGCATGGATGCTTAGGGCAAGGAGGGACGaagaagagggcattacagaGGCG GGTGGAGCCCCGGATGTCGCACGAGCCGATGCACTGGTGCCTGAACCTCAAGCGGTCCTCTGCCTGCACCAACGTGTCCTTGCTCAACCTGGCTGCCATGGAGCCCGACTCTTCAGGCACAGACTCTACCACAGAGGACAGTGGTCCACTAGCACTGCCAGGGCCACCTGCTTCCCCTACAACACCCTGGGCTCCAGAGGACCCTGACATCACAGAACTACTG AGTGGGGTCAACAGTGGATTGGTACGTGCCAAAGACTCCATCACCAGCTTAAAGGAAAAGACCACGCGGGTTAATCAGCACGTTCAGACACTGCAG AGCGAGTGCTCTGTGCTGAGTGAGAATCTGGAAAGAAGACggcaggaggcagaagagttGGAGGGGTACTGCAGTCAATTGAAG GGCCCCCGCCCTGATGTCCTGACCCAGGAGAACTGCCGCAAGGTGACCCGTTCAGTGGAAGACGCTGAAATCAAAACCAATGTCCTGAAGCAGAACTCTGCCTTGCTGGAG GAGAAGCTAAGGTACCTCCAACAGCAACTGCAGGATGAGACGCCCCGGAGACAGGAGGCCGAGTTGCAGGAACTGGAGCAAAAACTGGAGGCTGGCCTCTCCCGGCATGGCCTGAGCCCTGCCGCTCCCATTCAGGGCTGCTCCGGTCCTCCTGGCAGCCCCGAGGAAGCCTCGCGGCCGCGAGGCCTGTCCTCCAGTGGCTGGGGCATGGCAGTCCGCGCAGGGGAGGGACCCTCGCTGAGCGAGCAGGAATTGCAAAAGGTCTCCACcggcctggaggagctgag GAGGGAGGTGTCCTCGCTGGCAGCCCGGTGGCATCAGGAGGAGGGGGCGGTGCAGGAGGCCCTGAGGTTGCTGGGAGGCCTGGGCGGCCGTCTGGATGGCTTCCTGGGCCAGTGGGAGCGGGCGCAGCGGGAACAAGCACAGTCCGCACGAGGCTTGCAGGAGCTGCGAGGACGAGCAGATGAGTTGTGCACCAT GGTGGAAAGGTCGGCAGTGTCTGTTGCCTCACTGAGGAGCGAACTGGAGGCTCTGGGCCCAGTAAAACCCATTCTGGAGGAGCTGGGACGGCAACTTCAGAACTCCCGAAGGGGAGCTGACCATGTCTTGAACTTGGATCGGTCTGCCCAAGGCCCGTGCGCGCGCTGTGCCAG CCAGGGGCAGCAGTTATCCACGGAGTCCCTACAGCAGCTGCTGGAACGTGCGCTGACCCCACTGGTGGATGAGGTGAAGCAGAAGGGCCTGGCTCCTGCCTGCCCCAGTTGCCAGAGGCTACACAAGAAGATTCTG cccagtCCAGTAAGCCCAGCGGCGCCTACACTCCtctccccaggagctggagcGCCAGGCCTTGGCCAAACACGTCAGGGCAGAGGCCCTGAGCTCCACCCTTCGGCTGGCCCAAGACGAAGCCGTTCGGGCCAAGAACCTACTGCTGACGGACAAGATGAAGCCGGA GGAGAAGGTGGCCACTTTGGACTATATGCATTTGAAGATGTGCTCCCTCCACGACCAACTCAGCCACCTGCCACTTGA
- the Tsks gene encoding testis-specific serine kinase substrate isoform X3, producing the protein MASVVVKTIWQSKEIHEAGDPPAGVESRAQLVPEAPGGVTSPVKGITKKKKAVSFHGWVSCTLLVTTRPTAKHGCLGQGGTKKRALQRRVEPRMSHEPMHWCLNLKRSSACTNVSLLNLAAMEPDSSGTDSTTEDSGPLALPGPPASPTTPWAPEDPDITELLSGVNSGLVRAKDSITSLKEKTTRVNQHVQTLQSECSVLSENLERRRQEAEELEGYCSQLKGPRPDVLTQENCRKVTRSVEDAEIKTNVLKQNSALLEEKLRYLQQQLQDETPRRQEAELQELEQKLEAGLSRHGLSPAAPIQGCSGPPGSPEEASRPRGLSSSGWGMAVRAGEGPSLSEQELQKVSTGLEELRREVSSLAARWHQEEGAVQEALRLLGGLGGRLDGFLGQWERAQREQAQSARGLQELRGRADELCTMVERSAVSVASLRSELEALGPVKPILEELGRQLQNSRRGADHVLNLDRSAQGPCARCASQGQQLSTESLQQLLERALTPLVDEVKQKGLAPACPSCQRLHKKILELERQALAKHVRAEALSSTLRLAQDEAVRAKNLLLTDKMKPEEKVATLDYMHLKMCSLHDQLSHLPLEGSTGAMVGGSNGGAPPKRGGPGSEQ; encoded by the exons ATGGCAAGCGTGGTGGTGAAGACAATCTGGCAATCCAAAGAGATCCACGAAGCGGGGGACCCACCTGCGGGGGTTGAGAGCCGCGCCCAGCTGGTCCCCGAGGCTCCCGGGGGGGTGACCAGCCCTGTCAAAGGGATAACGAAGAAAAAGAAGGCCGTGTCCTTCCATGGGTGGGTTTCCTGCACCCTGTTGGTGACAACACGGCCTACAGCAAAGCATGGATGCTTAGGGCAAGGAGGGACGaagaagagggcattacagaGGCG GGTGGAGCCCCGGATGTCGCACGAGCCGATGCACTGGTGCCTGAACCTCAAGCGGTCCTCTGCCTGCACCAACGTGTCCTTGCTCAACCTGGCTGCCATGGAGCCCGACTCTTCAGGCACAGACTCTACCACAGAGGACAGTGGTCCACTAGCACTGCCAGGGCCACCTGCTTCCCCTACAACACCCTGGGCTCCAGAGGACCCTGACATCACAGAACTACTG AGTGGGGTCAACAGTGGATTGGTACGTGCCAAAGACTCCATCACCAGCTTAAAGGAAAAGACCACGCGGGTTAATCAGCACGTTCAGACACTGCAG AGCGAGTGCTCTGTGCTGAGTGAGAATCTGGAAAGAAGACggcaggaggcagaagagttGGAGGGGTACTGCAGTCAATTGAAG GGCCCCCGCCCTGATGTCCTGACCCAGGAGAACTGCCGCAAGGTGACCCGTTCAGTGGAAGACGCTGAAATCAAAACCAATGTCCTGAAGCAGAACTCTGCCTTGCTGGAG GAGAAGCTAAGGTACCTCCAACAGCAACTGCAGGATGAGACGCCCCGGAGACAGGAGGCCGAGTTGCAGGAACTGGAGCAAAAACTGGAGGCTGGCCTCTCCCGGCATGGCCTGAGCCCTGCCGCTCCCATTCAGGGCTGCTCCGGTCCTCCTGGCAGCCCCGAGGAAGCCTCGCGGCCGCGAGGCCTGTCCTCCAGTGGCTGGGGCATGGCAGTCCGCGCAGGGGAGGGACCCTCGCTGAGCGAGCAGGAATTGCAAAAGGTCTCCACcggcctggaggagctgag GAGGGAGGTGTCCTCGCTGGCAGCCCGGTGGCATCAGGAGGAGGGGGCGGTGCAGGAGGCCCTGAGGTTGCTGGGAGGCCTGGGCGGCCGTCTGGATGGCTTCCTGGGCCAGTGGGAGCGGGCGCAGCGGGAACAAGCACAGTCCGCACGAGGCTTGCAGGAGCTGCGAGGACGAGCAGATGAGTTGTGCACCAT GGTGGAAAGGTCGGCAGTGTCTGTTGCCTCACTGAGGAGCGAACTGGAGGCTCTGGGCCCAGTAAAACCCATTCTGGAGGAGCTGGGACGGCAACTTCAGAACTCCCGAAGGGGAGCTGACCATGTCTTGAACTTGGATCGGTCTGCCCAAGGCCCGTGCGCGCGCTGTGCCAG CCAGGGGCAGCAGTTATCCACGGAGTCCCTACAGCAGCTGCTGGAACGTGCGCTGACCCCACTGGTGGATGAGGTGAAGCAGAAGGGCCTGGCTCCTGCCTGCCCCAGTTGCCAGAGGCTACACAAGAAGATTCTG gagctggagcGCCAGGCCTTGGCCAAACACGTCAGGGCAGAGGCCCTGAGCTCCACCCTTCGGCTGGCCCAAGACGAAGCCGTTCGGGCCAAGAACCTACTGCTGACGGACAAGATGAAGCCGGA GGAGAAGGTGGCCACTTTGGACTATATGCATTTGAAGATGTGCTCCCTCCACGACCAACTCAGCCACCTGCCACTTGAGGGGTCCACAGGGGCAATGGTGGGAGGAAGCAATGGAGGGGCGCCCCCTAAACGTGGGGGCCCAGGCTCTGAACAATAA
- the Tsks gene encoding testis-specific serine kinase substrate isoform X11, with the protein MASVVVKTIWQSKEIHEAGDPPAGVESRAQLVPEAPGGVTSPVKGITKKKKAVSFHGVEPRMSHEPMHWCLNLKRSSACTNVSLLNLAAMEPDSSGTDSTTEDSGPLALPGPPASPTTPWAPEDPDITELLSGVNSGLVRAKDSITSLKEKTTRVNQHVQTLQSECSVLSENLERRRQEAEELEGYCSQLKENCRKVTRSVEDAEIKTNVLKQNSALLEEKLRYLQQQLQDETPRRQEAELQELEQKLEAGLSRHGLSPAAPIQGCSGPPGSPEEASRPRGLSSSGWGMAVRAGEGPSLSEQELQKVSTGLEELRREVSSLAARWHQEEGAVQEALRLLGGLGGRLDGFLGQWERAQREQAQSARGLQELRGRADELCTMVERSAVSVASLRSELEALGPVKPILEELGRQLQNSRRGADHVLNLDRSAQGPCARCASQGQQLSTESLQQLLERALTPLVDEVKQKGLAPACPSCQRLHKKILPSPVSPAAPTLLSPGAGAPGLGQTRQGRGPELHPSAGPRRSRSGQEPTADGQDEAGGEGGHFGLYAFEDVLPPRPTQPPAT; encoded by the exons ATGGCAAGCGTGGTGGTGAAGACAATCTGGCAATCCAAAGAGATCCACGAAGCGGGGGACCCACCTGCGGGGGTTGAGAGCCGCGCCCAGCTGGTCCCCGAGGCTCCCGGGGGGGTGACCAGCCCTGTCAAAGGGATAACGAAGAAAAAGAAGGCCGTGTCCTTCCATGG GGTGGAGCCCCGGATGTCGCACGAGCCGATGCACTGGTGCCTGAACCTCAAGCGGTCCTCTGCCTGCACCAACGTGTCCTTGCTCAACCTGGCTGCCATGGAGCCCGACTCTTCAGGCACAGACTCTACCACAGAGGACAGTGGTCCACTAGCACTGCCAGGGCCACCTGCTTCCCCTACAACACCCTGGGCTCCAGAGGACCCTGACATCACAGAACTACTG AGTGGGGTCAACAGTGGATTGGTACGTGCCAAAGACTCCATCACCAGCTTAAAGGAAAAGACCACGCGGGTTAATCAGCACGTTCAGACACTGCAG AGCGAGTGCTCTGTGCTGAGTGAGAATCTGGAAAGAAGACggcaggaggcagaagagttGGAGGGGTACTGCAGTCAATTGAAG GAGAACTGCCGCAAGGTGACCCGTTCAGTGGAAGACGCTGAAATCAAAACCAATGTCCTGAAGCAGAACTCTGCCTTGCTGGAG GAGAAGCTAAGGTACCTCCAACAGCAACTGCAGGATGAGACGCCCCGGAGACAGGAGGCCGAGTTGCAGGAACTGGAGCAAAAACTGGAGGCTGGCCTCTCCCGGCATGGCCTGAGCCCTGCCGCTCCCATTCAGGGCTGCTCCGGTCCTCCTGGCAGCCCCGAGGAAGCCTCGCGGCCGCGAGGCCTGTCCTCCAGTGGCTGGGGCATGGCAGTCCGCGCAGGGGAGGGACCCTCGCTGAGCGAGCAGGAATTGCAAAAGGTCTCCACcggcctggaggagctgag GAGGGAGGTGTCCTCGCTGGCAGCCCGGTGGCATCAGGAGGAGGGGGCGGTGCAGGAGGCCCTGAGGTTGCTGGGAGGCCTGGGCGGCCGTCTGGATGGCTTCCTGGGCCAGTGGGAGCGGGCGCAGCGGGAACAAGCACAGTCCGCACGAGGCTTGCAGGAGCTGCGAGGACGAGCAGATGAGTTGTGCACCAT GGTGGAAAGGTCGGCAGTGTCTGTTGCCTCACTGAGGAGCGAACTGGAGGCTCTGGGCCCAGTAAAACCCATTCTGGAGGAGCTGGGACGGCAACTTCAGAACTCCCGAAGGGGAGCTGACCATGTCTTGAACTTGGATCGGTCTGCCCAAGGCCCGTGCGCGCGCTGTGCCAG CCAGGGGCAGCAGTTATCCACGGAGTCCCTACAGCAGCTGCTGGAACGTGCGCTGACCCCACTGGTGGATGAGGTGAAGCAGAAGGGCCTGGCTCCTGCCTGCCCCAGTTGCCAGAGGCTACACAAGAAGATTCTG cccagtCCAGTAAGCCCAGCGGCGCCTACACTCCtctccccaggagctggagcGCCAGGCCTTGGCCAAACACGTCAGGGCAGAGGCCCTGAGCTCCACCCTTCGGCTGGCCCAAGACGAAGCCGTTCGGGCCAAGAACCTACTGCTGACGGACAAGATGAAGCCGGA GGAGAAGGTGGCCACTTTGGACTATATGCATTTGAAGATGTGCTCCCTCCACGACCAACTCAGCCACCTGCCACTTGA
- the Tsks gene encoding testis-specific serine kinase substrate isoform X12: protein MASVVVKTIWQSKEIHEAGDPPAGVESRAQLVPEAPGGVTSPVKGITKKKKAVSFHGVEPRMSHEPMHWCLNLKRSSACTNVSLLNLAAMEPDSSGTDSTTEDSGPLALPGPPASPTTPWAPEDPDITELLSGVNSGLVRAKDSITSLKEKTTRVNQHVQTLQSECSVLSENLERRRQEAEELEGYCSQLKENCRKVTRSVEDAEIKTNVLKQNSALLEEKLRYLQQQLQDETPRRQEAELQELEQKLEAGLSRHGLSPAAPIQGCSGPPGSPEEASRPRGLSSSGWGMAVRAGEGPSLSEQELQKVSTGLEELRREVSSLAARWHQEEGAVQEALRLLGGLGGRLDGFLGQWERAQREQAQSARGLQELRGRADELCTMVERSAVSVASLRSELEALGPVKPILEELGRQLQNSRRGADHVLNLDRSAQGPCARCASQGQQLSTESLQQLLERALTPLVDEVKQKGLAPACPSCQRLHKKILELERQALAKHVRAEALSSTLRLAQDEAVRAKNLLLTDKMKPE, encoded by the exons ATGGCAAGCGTGGTGGTGAAGACAATCTGGCAATCCAAAGAGATCCACGAAGCGGGGGACCCACCTGCGGGGGTTGAGAGCCGCGCCCAGCTGGTCCCCGAGGCTCCCGGGGGGGTGACCAGCCCTGTCAAAGGGATAACGAAGAAAAAGAAGGCCGTGTCCTTCCATGG GGTGGAGCCCCGGATGTCGCACGAGCCGATGCACTGGTGCCTGAACCTCAAGCGGTCCTCTGCCTGCACCAACGTGTCCTTGCTCAACCTGGCTGCCATGGAGCCCGACTCTTCAGGCACAGACTCTACCACAGAGGACAGTGGTCCACTAGCACTGCCAGGGCCACCTGCTTCCCCTACAACACCCTGGGCTCCAGAGGACCCTGACATCACAGAACTACTG AGTGGGGTCAACAGTGGATTGGTACGTGCCAAAGACTCCATCACCAGCTTAAAGGAAAAGACCACGCGGGTTAATCAGCACGTTCAGACACTGCAG AGCGAGTGCTCTGTGCTGAGTGAGAATCTGGAAAGAAGACggcaggaggcagaagagttGGAGGGGTACTGCAGTCAATTGAAG GAGAACTGCCGCAAGGTGACCCGTTCAGTGGAAGACGCTGAAATCAAAACCAATGTCCTGAAGCAGAACTCTGCCTTGCTGGAG GAGAAGCTAAGGTACCTCCAACAGCAACTGCAGGATGAGACGCCCCGGAGACAGGAGGCCGAGTTGCAGGAACTGGAGCAAAAACTGGAGGCTGGCCTCTCCCGGCATGGCCTGAGCCCTGCCGCTCCCATTCAGGGCTGCTCCGGTCCTCCTGGCAGCCCCGAGGAAGCCTCGCGGCCGCGAGGCCTGTCCTCCAGTGGCTGGGGCATGGCAGTCCGCGCAGGGGAGGGACCCTCGCTGAGCGAGCAGGAATTGCAAAAGGTCTCCACcggcctggaggagctgag GAGGGAGGTGTCCTCGCTGGCAGCCCGGTGGCATCAGGAGGAGGGGGCGGTGCAGGAGGCCCTGAGGTTGCTGGGAGGCCTGGGCGGCCGTCTGGATGGCTTCCTGGGCCAGTGGGAGCGGGCGCAGCGGGAACAAGCACAGTCCGCACGAGGCTTGCAGGAGCTGCGAGGACGAGCAGATGAGTTGTGCACCAT GGTGGAAAGGTCGGCAGTGTCTGTTGCCTCACTGAGGAGCGAACTGGAGGCTCTGGGCCCAGTAAAACCCATTCTGGAGGAGCTGGGACGGCAACTTCAGAACTCCCGAAGGGGAGCTGACCATGTCTTGAACTTGGATCGGTCTGCCCAAGGCCCGTGCGCGCGCTGTGCCAG CCAGGGGCAGCAGTTATCCACGGAGTCCCTACAGCAGCTGCTGGAACGTGCGCTGACCCCACTGGTGGATGAGGTGAAGCAGAAGGGCCTGGCTCCTGCCTGCCCCAGTTGCCAGAGGCTACACAAGAAGATTCTG gagctggagcGCCAGGCCTTGGCCAAACACGTCAGGGCAGAGGCCCTGAGCTCCACCCTTCGGCTGGCCCAAGACGAAGCCGTTCGGGCCAAGAACCTACTGCTGACGGACAAGATGAAGCCGGAGTGA
- the Tsks gene encoding testis-specific serine kinase substrate isoform X7, with amino-acid sequence MASVVVKTIWQSKEIHEAGDPPAGVESRAQLVPEAPGGVTSPVKGITKKKKAVSFHGVEPRMSHEPMHWCLNLKRSSACTNVSLLNLAAMEPDSSGTDSTTEDSGPLALPGPPASPTTPWAPEDPDITELLSGVNSGLVRAKDSITSLKEKTTRVNQHVQTLQSECSVLSENLERRRQEAEELEGYCSQLKGPRPDVLTQENCRKVTRSVEDAEIKTNVLKQNSALLEEKLRYLQQQLQDETPRRQEAELQELEQKLEAGLSRHGLSPAAPIQGCSGPPGSPEEASRPRGLSSSGWGMAVRAGEGPSLSEQELQKVSTGLEELRREVSSLAARWHQEEGAVQEALRLLGGLGGRLDGFLGQWERAQREQAQSARGLQELRGRADELCTMVERSAVSVASLRSELEALGPVKPILEELGRQLQNSRRGADHVLNLDRSAQGPCARCASQGQQLSTESLQQLLERALTPLVDEVKQKGLAPACPSCQRLHKKILELERQALAKHVRAEALSSTLRLAQDEAVRAKNLLLTDKMKPEEKVATLDYMHLKMCSLHDQLSHLPLEGSTGAMVGGSNGGAPPKRGGPGSEQ; translated from the exons ATGGCAAGCGTGGTGGTGAAGACAATCTGGCAATCCAAAGAGATCCACGAAGCGGGGGACCCACCTGCGGGGGTTGAGAGCCGCGCCCAGCTGGTCCCCGAGGCTCCCGGGGGGGTGACCAGCCCTGTCAAAGGGATAACGAAGAAAAAGAAGGCCGTGTCCTTCCATGG GGTGGAGCCCCGGATGTCGCACGAGCCGATGCACTGGTGCCTGAACCTCAAGCGGTCCTCTGCCTGCACCAACGTGTCCTTGCTCAACCTGGCTGCCATGGAGCCCGACTCTTCAGGCACAGACTCTACCACAGAGGACAGTGGTCCACTAGCACTGCCAGGGCCACCTGCTTCCCCTACAACACCCTGGGCTCCAGAGGACCCTGACATCACAGAACTACTG AGTGGGGTCAACAGTGGATTGGTACGTGCCAAAGACTCCATCACCAGCTTAAAGGAAAAGACCACGCGGGTTAATCAGCACGTTCAGACACTGCAG AGCGAGTGCTCTGTGCTGAGTGAGAATCTGGAAAGAAGACggcaggaggcagaagagttGGAGGGGTACTGCAGTCAATTGAAG GGCCCCCGCCCTGATGTCCTGACCCAGGAGAACTGCCGCAAGGTGACCCGTTCAGTGGAAGACGCTGAAATCAAAACCAATGTCCTGAAGCAGAACTCTGCCTTGCTGGAG GAGAAGCTAAGGTACCTCCAACAGCAACTGCAGGATGAGACGCCCCGGAGACAGGAGGCCGAGTTGCAGGAACTGGAGCAAAAACTGGAGGCTGGCCTCTCCCGGCATGGCCTGAGCCCTGCCGCTCCCATTCAGGGCTGCTCCGGTCCTCCTGGCAGCCCCGAGGAAGCCTCGCGGCCGCGAGGCCTGTCCTCCAGTGGCTGGGGCATGGCAGTCCGCGCAGGGGAGGGACCCTCGCTGAGCGAGCAGGAATTGCAAAAGGTCTCCACcggcctggaggagctgag GAGGGAGGTGTCCTCGCTGGCAGCCCGGTGGCATCAGGAGGAGGGGGCGGTGCAGGAGGCCCTGAGGTTGCTGGGAGGCCTGGGCGGCCGTCTGGATGGCTTCCTGGGCCAGTGGGAGCGGGCGCAGCGGGAACAAGCACAGTCCGCACGAGGCTTGCAGGAGCTGCGAGGACGAGCAGATGAGTTGTGCACCAT GGTGGAAAGGTCGGCAGTGTCTGTTGCCTCACTGAGGAGCGAACTGGAGGCTCTGGGCCCAGTAAAACCCATTCTGGAGGAGCTGGGACGGCAACTTCAGAACTCCCGAAGGGGAGCTGACCATGTCTTGAACTTGGATCGGTCTGCCCAAGGCCCGTGCGCGCGCTGTGCCAG CCAGGGGCAGCAGTTATCCACGGAGTCCCTACAGCAGCTGCTGGAACGTGCGCTGACCCCACTGGTGGATGAGGTGAAGCAGAAGGGCCTGGCTCCTGCCTGCCCCAGTTGCCAGAGGCTACACAAGAAGATTCTG gagctggagcGCCAGGCCTTGGCCAAACACGTCAGGGCAGAGGCCCTGAGCTCCACCCTTCGGCTGGCCCAAGACGAAGCCGTTCGGGCCAAGAACCTACTGCTGACGGACAAGATGAAGCCGGA GGAGAAGGTGGCCACTTTGGACTATATGCATTTGAAGATGTGCTCCCTCCACGACCAACTCAGCCACCTGCCACTTGAGGGGTCCACAGGGGCAATGGTGGGAGGAAGCAATGGAGGGGCGCCCCCTAAACGTGGGGGCCCAGGCTCTGAACAATAA